The Methanohalophilus levihalophilus genome has a segment encoding these proteins:
- a CDS encoding class I SAM-dependent methyltransferase — translation MESPIFEIFDGMPRQGPGSNECTEKAFNLLSSLPAGSKILDIGCGVGMQTVHLAKICNDCHITATDIYQPYLNKLMENAAKEGVDDRITTVCASMDDLPFEAGEFDVIWSEGSIFIIGFEKGLSYWKQFLKEGGYVAVSESTWFTDEPSPEVVQFWQDCYPDIKNIADTEKVIVAAGYDIIDRFSLPNSTWYDFYANLEKRVDEIGDKYKGNADAEAIIEFNRREIKLFREHPDEYGYTFFILQNNRD, via the coding sequence ATGGAATCACCAATTTTTGAAATTTTTGATGGGATGCCCAGACAGGGTCCGGGTAGTAATGAGTGTACTGAAAAAGCCTTTAATTTACTTTCCTCTCTTCCTGCAGGCAGTAAGATCCTTGACATTGGTTGCGGTGTCGGCATGCAGACAGTTCATCTTGCGAAAATCTGCAATGACTGTCACATCACTGCAACTGACATTTACCAGCCTTATCTGAACAAACTGATGGAAAATGCAGCTAAAGAGGGAGTTGATGACAGGATTACCACAGTTTGTGCTTCCATGGATGACCTGCCTTTTGAAGCAGGAGAATTCGACGTAATCTGGTCAGAAGGCTCAATTTTTATTATTGGTTTTGAAAAAGGACTTAGCTACTGGAAACAATTCCTGAAAGAAGGAGGTTATGTGGCTGTTTCAGAGAGTACCTGGTTCACGGATGAGCCTTCTCCTGAAGTGGTTCAATTCTGGCAGGACTGTTATCCTGATATCAAGAATATAGCTGACACTGAAAAAGTTATCGTGGCGGCAGGATATGATATCATTGACCGCTTCAGTCTGCCGAATTCTACCTGGTACGATTTTTACGCCAATCTGGAAAAAAGAGTTGATGAAATCGGTGATAAGTATAAAGGAAATGCCGATGCAGAAGCAATAATTGAGTTTAACAGACGGGAGATAAAACTCTTCAGGGAACACCCGGATGAATATGGTTATACGTTCTTCATTTTACAGAATAACAGAGATTAA